DNA sequence from the Acidobacteriota bacterium genome:
GAAGGTTCCGACATCGAGATAGAAACGGATCGGCAGCTTCGGCGCCGAAGCGTACTGCCGCATGATCCGGCCGTAGTCGGTGTCGCTCTTCCACGAGACGAACCCGGAAGTGGAAAGGACGTTGCCGAAGACGTCCGGATGATTCAGCGCAGCGCAGAGAGCGGCGAGTCCGCCCAGGCTGCCGCCGGCGACGACTACACGCGCCGGATCGGACGCCACAGAGTAACGGCTCCGGAGCCACGGGACGAGTTCGGTCACAAGAAATTCGTTCCAGGCGTCCGAGCAGCTCAGCTCCTCGGTCCGATCTCTCTGCTCGATGGAGACGACCACCGGTGACTCGATGACTCGCTTCGCGTGCAGGTACTCGATGATCTGTTTCAGAGAGCCGGGACTTCGGGCGAACGACGTCGGAGTGCCGTCGAAGACGATGAGCAGGGGGTGATGCGCCGCGTTCTCGTCATACGCGGGAGGACGATAGACCCAGAACCGCCGTTTCGAGTCCAGGACCTCGCTCTCGAGTGTTTGCTCTTCCACATCTCCTTCTCCGTCCGAGGTGAATGTCTCCCACGGTTTGGGCGGCGCATCGGGAAGCTCGGCGATCGAGACTACCCAGTCGCGATCCGCGTGGGGACGGACCTCTCGCTTCGGATTGAGAGGATCGGATTGCCAGGTCGACGAGCGCTGCTCCCACTGCTGATAGCTCTCGATCTCGGTCGCGGGGACGAGTGAATCGTTCGGCGAGAGGTAATACACGAATCGCGTGTCACTCGGAAACCGGTAGGTCCGGTACCAGACGTCGGTTCCGTCGAGACGCCTCATCTGGTGCTCGTCGAGATCCGCGGCGGTGAATCCCCACATCATCGTCACGCCGGAGAAGATCGCCACGTTGCGGGTCTGCCCGTCGTCTTTCCAGAGGAAGGTGACATAGCGCTCCGAGGACGAGTCCGCGGGCTCGATCAGCGGAGTCCCGCTCCGTCGAAGCTCGGTCCAGAATTTCTCGAGCGCGTGAGGATCGTGCTCGATCCCGGCCGCGAGCCGGATGAGGCGAGGACTCGTCAGGCGTGACGATTCTGCCGCGGAGACGGAATGTGTCGCAGACAGGCAGAGGACCGCGACGGCGATGGTTAACGTGGCGGCGCTGCGCACGATTCACCTTGCCGGCAGACGATCCGTCCGGATGTCCGCCGCCTCGAAATACACAACTTTCCACTCGCC
Encoded proteins:
- a CDS encoding DUF3327 domain-containing protein, whose amino-acid sequence is MRSAATLTIAVAVLCLSATHSVSAAESSRLTSPRLIRLAAGIEHDPHALEKFWTELRRSGTPLIEPADSSSERYVTFLWKDDGQTRNVAIFSGVTMMWGFTAADLDEHQMRRLDGTDVWYRTYRFPSDTRFVYYLSPNDSLVPATEIESYQQWEQRSSTWQSDPLNPKREVRPHADRDWVVSIAELPDAPPKPWETFTSDGEGDVEEQTLESEVLDSKRRFWVYRPPAYDENAAHHPLLIVFDGTPTSFARSPGSLKQIIEYLHAKRVIESPVVVSIEQRDRTEELSCSDAWNEFLVTELVPWLRSRYSVASDPARVVVAGGSLGGLAALCAALNHPDVFGNVLSTSGFVSWKSDTDYGRIMRQYASAPKLPIRFYLDVGTFERDIDALLYANRHLRDVLVAKGYEVRYLEFSGGHDSTHTAIGLAEGLQTLLPRVISKEAMESGEN